One Aquamicrobium sp. genomic region harbors:
- a CDS encoding TlyA family RNA methyltransferase, which yields MVTQGSPTQRLRLDELLVRRGLFPTRSRARDAVARGAVRVDGRPVTRPGQPTGADAAIDVDDPARAYVSRAALKLIAGLEAFGLDPAGILALDVGASTGGFTQVLLTRGAAHVVALDVGHGQLDPALAADPRVTVLEKLNARDLTPGHLDGRRPGFVVCDVSFISLKLALPPALDLAAPGARCVLLVKPQFEVGREGIGKGGLLRDPAEGERIAADLSRWLGERPGWRALGITPSPIEGGDGNREFLLAGIKDGNG from the coding sequence ATGGTCACGCAGGGTTCCCCCACGCAAAGGCTGCGCCTCGACGAGCTGCTCGTCCGGCGCGGGCTGTTCCCCACCCGCTCGCGCGCCCGCGACGCGGTGGCGCGCGGCGCGGTGCGCGTCGACGGCCGCCCCGTGACCAGGCCCGGCCAGCCGACGGGCGCGGACGCCGCCATCGACGTGGATGATCCGGCGCGCGCTTACGTCTCACGCGCGGCCCTGAAGCTGATCGCAGGGCTCGAGGCCTTCGGTCTCGATCCGGCCGGGATCCTCGCGCTCGATGTCGGCGCCTCGACCGGCGGCTTCACGCAGGTGCTGCTTACGCGCGGCGCGGCGCATGTCGTCGCGCTCGATGTCGGCCACGGCCAGCTCGATCCCGCCCTTGCCGCCGACCCGCGCGTCACCGTGCTGGAAAAGCTCAACGCCCGCGATCTGACGCCCGGCCATCTCGACGGCAGGCGGCCCGGTTTCGTCGTCTGCGACGTCAGCTTCATCTCGTTGAAGCTTGCCCTGCCGCCCGCGCTCGACCTCGCCGCGCCCGGTGCGCGTTGCGTCCTTCTGGTCAAGCCGCAATTCGAGGTCGGCCGCGAAGGCATCGGCAAGGGCGGGCTGCTGCGCGACCCCGCCGAGGGCGAGCGCATCGCCGCCGATCTTTCCCGCTGGCTCGGCGAGCGGCCTGGCTGGCGCGCGCTCGGCATCACGCCGTCGCCCATCGAAGGCGGCGACGGCAACCGCGAGTTCCTGCTCGCCGGAATCAAGGACGGGAACGGATGA